The Actinocorallia herbida DNA window CACGAACGCGCCCGCGATGCCGACCACGATGTCCTCGGTCGGCAGCAGGTTGAAGGCGGCCACCGCGGTGCCGATGTTGACCGCGACTGTGACGAACGCGATGAGCGCGGGGGTGCGGGTGTCGCGGTGCGCGTAGAACACCCGGAGCATCAGCTGGTAGATCGAGAACGGCACGAGCGCGATCGCGAAGACCTGCATGATCCGGCCGATGACCGCGGCGTCCTCCGCGCTGGTGTTGCCGTGTGCGAAGAGCGCCTGGACGATGTCGGGGGCCAGCGCCAGCATGTAGGCGGCGCCGGGGATGATCAGCACCGACGAGAGCCGGAGGCCGGAGGAGAAGTCGTCCCGGACGGCGTCGGTGTCGCCGTCGGCGGCGTGCGCGCTCATCCGGGGGAGCAGCGCGGTGATGACCGAGACCGCGACGATCGCGTACGGGAGCTGGAAGAACTGGTAGGCGGTCGCGTAGGACGCGTAGCCGTAGGCGCCGGACAGCCCTTCCTGCTCGGCCATGAACCCGGCGGTGGTGTTGAGCCGGGTGACGATCAGGAAGCCGATCTGGATCAGCACGACGTACAGCAGGGTCCAGCCCGCGGCCTTGCCGACCTGGCGGAGCTCGCCCTTCTGGAAGTCGAGCCGGGGCCGCCAGCGGAAGCCGGTGCGGCGCAGCGCGGGCCACAGCACGAGGGTCTGGAGCACGATGCCGCCGGTGGTGCCGATGGCCAGCAGCAGGAACTCGGCGTCGGTGAGGTTGGCCGAGGTGGGCGGGCCGCCGCCCTGCACGATCAGGAAGGCGATGCCGACGCCGATGACGACGACGTTGTTGAGCACCGGCGCCCACATGGGGGCGGCGAAGGAGTTCCGGGTGTTGAGGATGGCCCCGGCGAACGCGCCGACCCCGTAGAAGAAGATCTGCGGGAGGAAGAACATCGCGAACAGCACCGCGAGGCGCAGGTCGGCGCCCTGGAGTTCGGCGCCGCCGTACGCGCGCATGATCAGCGGTGCGGCGACGACCGAACCGATGGTGAGCACGCCGAGGCCGAGCAGCGCGACGGTGAAGAACCGCTGCTCGTACCGCTCGCCGTACTCGCGGTCCTTCTTCTTGGCCTGGACGATCATCGGCACGATGATCGAGCCGAGGATCCCGCCGAACAGCAGGTCGTAGATGATGTTCGGGATGGTGTTGGCGAGGTTGTAGATCGAGCCCAGGATGCCGTTGCCGAGCGCGATGATGATCACCGCGCTGCGGACGAACCCGGTGATCCGGGAGGCGATCGTGCCGAGCGCCATGAGCGCGCCCGATCGCAGAATGCTGGAGCCCACGCCCTTGTCGGGCCGGGGCTCCTCCTTCTGCTCAGCCGGCTGCTGCTCCGTCGTCACGGCCCTCCTCCTCCTTGCGCCGCCGCCGCGCGCGCATTCCCCGGAAGCCTACGCCGATGACCAGCAAGGCGAGTGAGCCAATGGTGATGAAAACACCGACTGAGGAGACTCCGGTCGTACTGACGTCGATGGTGCTGGAGTTGATCTCCTGGCCGGCCTCGTTGAGGATCCTGACCCGCACCGGGATCTTGTTGTCGATCGAGCCGCCGGTCGGGAGCTTGACGGCCACCATGAAGGTGTCCTTCTGGCCCGCGTCGATCGGCCTTGTGGCGGTGAAGACGTCGGGGTTCTCCGAGTCGGGGAAGACGAGCCGGCCCTTGGGGTCGGTGGCGATCTCGATCTTGATCGTGACCTGGCCCTCGGTCAGCTCGTTGACCGCGGTGAACCTCAGCATCCCGGACGACCCGGCGAGCTGCTTCACCTCCTCGCTGGCGAGGTTGATCTTGCCGACCTCGGCGTTGACCGAGTCCTCGGCGGCGTCGAGGAAGTCGTAGGCGGACTCTCTGCGGACCGCGCCGCGCCACGAGTTCGAGGTGGCCCGCATCGGCGCGCGCAGCAGGGCCCCGTCGGGCTCGGTGAAGAGGTTCCCGAAGGCCGCGGCCTTGTTGTACATCGTCTTGACGCGGTCGAGGTAGGTGCGGCTGAACTCGGCGTCGCGGTCGGGGTAGGTGACGAGCTGGCGCTCATCGGTCCGGTTCTTCGGCTGCGCGATCGCCCCGAGCGTGGTGGGCTGCAGCCACGCCGACCTGGCGTCGGTGTGGCCGAGCAGGAACTTCGCGAAGTCGGGGGAGGGGTTCCAGCGCCGGTCCGGGACGACGAGGAGGGTCCGGCCGTCGCTGGGCGCCTCGGCGGTGATCATGGCGGTCTCGGCGAGGTAGCGCTGCCGGGCGGCCAGGGCGCCGCCCTCGGCGCGGGTGTTGCCGCTGACGACCTGCTGGATCGTCTCGTCGAAGGCCAGCGCGAGCGGGCGCTTGCCGCTGGAGGTCTCCACGTTGTGCGCGGCGCTGGGCGTGCGGCTGAGGCCCCCGACGGGCTGGAGCTGGTCGCTGGTGAGCAGGAACTGACGGGTGCCGAGGCGGTAGAGCCGGTCGATCGTCGCCTGGTTGATGGTGCCGTTGCCGGGCCAGGTGAGCTTTCCGTAGGTCTCGTTGGCGTCCAGGATGTCCGTGGCGAGCGTCTTGTCGGCGTACGCGGCCTTGAGGAGGTTGACGCCGC harbors:
- the murJ gene encoding murein biosynthesis integral membrane protein MurJ is translated as MTTEQQPAEQKEEPRPDKGVGSSILRSGALMALGTIASRITGFVRSAVIIIALGNGILGSIYNLANTIPNIIYDLLFGGILGSIIVPMIVQAKKKDREYGERYEQRFFTVALLGLGVLTIGSVVAAPLIMRAYGGAELQGADLRLAVLFAMFFLPQIFFYGVGAFAGAILNTRNSFAAPMWAPVLNNVVVIGVGIAFLIVQGGGPPTSANLTDAEFLLLAIGTTGGIVLQTLVLWPALRRTGFRWRPRLDFQKGELRQVGKAAGWTLLYVVLIQIGFLIVTRLNTTAGFMAEQEGLSGAYGYASYATAYQFFQLPYAIVAVSVITALLPRMSAHAADGDTDAVRDDFSSGLRLSSVLIIPGAAYMLALAPDIVQALFAHGNTSAEDAAVIGRIMQVFAIALVPFSIYQLMLRVFYAHRDTRTPALIAFVTVAVNIGTAVAAFNLLPTEDIVVGIAGAFVVTNAVGVVVCALVLRRLLGRIDAGRIIAAHVKMLAAAGPMAAFAVGCHVLIEKWAGSGLIPSLATLVAGGLGGGILYLVAARVLRIPEVDTMVRTLSARIPGLR
- a CDS encoding DUF6049 family protein; this encodes MRKRLTAALGAVTLMLTAGFLPVATAPAQAKAPGKDQVSIVLENVAPSVLQAKHKTLTIKGKIVNAGDTALTGVQVQAQYGTRFTTRAQLADFASGAGANPATAALDVSRTFDLPANGTQPFTLKGDATRLAAIAPSDLSVFPLAVTAADAEGPFEAEARTFVNYVPKEAKKTIKPTKVAFVWPLIEAPHRTTDTEFTDDGLAASLDPDDTGNGRLDALLDAVDTGSASTSGAVTLAIDPSLVTDVDAMQRPYQVVERTDSPEDTGGTSAKAEEKPSNGDAKNWLSRLRAYVDEEGHQFFLTPYADVDSVSLVNKKMAQGGVNLLKAAYADKTLATDILDANETYGKLTWPGNGTINQATIDRLYRLGTRQFLLTSDQLQPVGGLSRTPSAAHNVETSSGKRPLALAFDETIQQVVSGNTRAEGGALAARQRYLAETAMITAEAPSDGRTLLVVPDRRWNPSPDFAKFLLGHTDARSAWLQPTTLGAIAQPKNRTDERQLVTYPDRDAEFSRTYLDRVKTMYNKAAAFGNLFTEPDGALLRAPMRATSNSWRGAVRRESAYDFLDAAEDSVNAEVGKINLASEEVKQLAGSSGMLRFTAVNELTEGQVTIKIEIATDPKGRLVFPDSENPDVFTATRPIDAGQKDTFMVAVKLPTGGSIDNKIPVRVRILNEAGQEINSSTIDVSTTGVSSVGVFITIGSLALLVIGVGFRGMRARRRRKEEEGRDDGAAAG